Proteins from a single region of Acidobacteriota bacterium:
- a CDS encoding YtoQ family protein produces the protein MSTKIWQVYLSGEIHSDWRERIRSGIEAADLPVELTAPVTDHGASDDCGTTLLGDEAKPFWRDHKGAKVNAIRTRTLLAEADIVVVRFGDQYRQWNAAFDAGFTAALGTPLIVLHDPQHTHALKEVDAAALAVAETPEQVVGILRYVITGRLATP, from the coding sequence ATGAGCACGAAAATCTGGCAGGTCTACCTTTCGGGTGAGATTCACAGTGACTGGCGGGAGCGCATTCGCAGCGGCATCGAGGCCGCCGACCTGCCGGTCGAGCTCACCGCCCCGGTCACCGACCACGGGGCCAGCGACGACTGTGGAACCACCCTTCTCGGCGATGAAGCGAAGCCCTTCTGGCGCGATCACAAGGGCGCCAAGGTCAACGCCATCCGCACCCGCACCCTGCTCGCCGAGGCGGACATCGTGGTGGTGCGCTTCGGCGACCAGTACCGGCAGTGGAACGCCGCTTTCGATGCCGGCTTCACCGCCGCCCTGGGGACACCGCTGATCGTGCTGCACGACCCGCAGCACACCCATGCCCTCAAAGAGGTCGATGCCGCCGCCCTCGCCGTGGCGGAGACCCCCGAGCAGGTGGTCGGGATTCTGCGCTACGTGATCACCGGACGGCTCGCGACCCCGTGA